One genomic region from Arthrobacter sp. FB24 encodes:
- a CDS encoding S1 family peptidase yields MSPLLSALFAAVLAASSAAPALAVYNGSRADSDEYAWAVRLELAYPEGIASCTGSLIAEDTVVTAAHCIRNNGRSPSAIAVTFHYGQKRSEYTIGVATAVPMPHYDPARIKDDIALLFLESAVSEPTIELASKPAPVGAEVTVAGYGCTGDPFNLAVQCDPAPRLVETTLTAVPAEACPDIAGPWQFCTYSPHTSANRGDSGGPVIWSDHGDQKLIGVTNAIELPPAPTYLNLSASVPYELEWIRATAGLR; encoded by the coding sequence ATGTCGCCGCTGCTGTCGGCGCTCTTCGCGGCAGTCCTTGCGGCATCCTCAGCCGCTCCGGCGCTGGCCGTCTATAACGGGAGCAGGGCGGACTCCGACGAGTACGCGTGGGCCGTCAGGTTGGAACTGGCCTACCCGGAAGGAATTGCTTCCTGCACCGGATCTTTGATCGCGGAAGACACCGTGGTCACGGCGGCGCACTGCATCCGCAACAACGGACGCAGCCCGTCCGCCATCGCCGTGACATTCCACTATGGCCAGAAACGCTCCGAGTACACCATCGGGGTGGCGACAGCCGTTCCCATGCCGCACTACGACCCCGCCAGGATCAAGGACGATATAGCCTTGCTCTTCCTCGAGTCGGCCGTGTCCGAGCCCACCATCGAGTTGGCGTCCAAGCCGGCTCCCGTCGGGGCAGAGGTCACCGTGGCCGGTTATGGCTGTACAGGCGACCCGTTCAACCTCGCGGTACAGTGCGATCCCGCGCCCCGGCTGGTTGAAACCACCCTCACAGCAGTCCCTGCTGAGGCGTGCCCGGATATCGCCGGACCCTGGCAGTTCTGCACGTATTCGCCGCACACGTCAGCGAACCGCGGCGACAGCGGCGGCCCCGTCATCTGGTCAGACCACGGCGACCAGAAGCTGATCGGGGTGACGAATGCGATAGAGCTGCCGCCGGCCCCCACCTACCTGAACCTGTCGGCTTCCGTTCCCTACGAACTGGAGTGGATCAGGGCTACCGCCGGCTTGCGGTGA
- a CDS encoding ABC-F family ATP-binding cassette domain-containing protein has product MSLVRLQDVSVRFDNTQILREAFFRLEPRDRVGLIGKNGSGKTTMLQLILDRITPESGTVTVEPGTRIGYFSQFSELNGASTITDVLDGLFSEIKAVEAELASIDTAIAGDPAGAELDRLIARQAELFEDMDRLDGWDYPRRIDKVLTTLGFSDAHRVCAIDELSGGWRNRAALAKILLEDPDVLLLDEPTNFLDVAGVEWLESWFRDFKGAAIIVSHDRKFLDAVVTRIIEVENFHLHEYPGNFGEYIVQKQFRLKSLEQQFVHESELLAFEAEGIADRREAAKAASRGLGNQLAKIKKSRTPRPVDQIVTEIYGGLHVKDVLCRVEGLGKSYGDKALFTGLGFEIRRGNRIVVLGANGSGKSTLLKVLTGEEEADAGVVSWAKGPGFVSYNRMLEELDDADTVSHAVNALPDSLAFSATRKSVNRFLAMFQFSEADLKQKIGNLSGGQKARVAMAQCLLSGASVLLLDEPTNHLDLSSTQVMERALMHFPGAVVVVSHDRFFSEKIANRYLVFGADAALPGEVEVRAA; this is encoded by the coding sequence ATGAGCCTTGTCCGGCTGCAAGATGTCAGCGTGCGATTCGACAACACCCAGATACTGCGTGAGGCCTTCTTCCGTCTTGAACCGCGCGACAGGGTGGGCCTCATCGGGAAGAACGGTTCCGGCAAGACCACCATGCTCCAGCTGATCCTTGACCGGATTACCCCGGAGTCCGGGACGGTCACAGTGGAGCCGGGAACACGGATCGGCTACTTTTCCCAGTTCTCCGAACTCAACGGGGCATCAACCATTACGGACGTCCTCGACGGGCTGTTCTCGGAGATCAAGGCCGTCGAAGCAGAACTGGCGTCCATCGACACCGCGATCGCCGGGGACCCTGCGGGTGCAGAACTTGACCGGTTGATCGCCCGCCAGGCCGAACTGTTCGAGGACATGGACCGCCTCGACGGCTGGGACTACCCCCGGCGGATCGACAAGGTCCTGACAACGCTGGGTTTCAGCGACGCCCACCGCGTGTGCGCCATCGACGAACTGTCCGGCGGCTGGCGCAACCGGGCCGCGCTGGCAAAGATCCTCCTGGAAGACCCGGACGTGTTGCTCCTGGACGAGCCCACCAACTTCCTGGACGTTGCCGGCGTTGAATGGCTCGAGAGCTGGTTCCGTGACTTCAAGGGCGCCGCGATCATCGTCTCGCACGACCGGAAGTTCCTCGACGCCGTCGTCACCAGAATCATTGAAGTGGAGAACTTCCACCTGCACGAGTACCCAGGAAACTTTGGCGAATACATCGTGCAAAAGCAGTTCCGCCTCAAGTCCCTCGAGCAGCAGTTTGTGCACGAATCCGAACTGCTGGCGTTTGAGGCTGAAGGGATCGCCGACCGCCGTGAAGCCGCCAAGGCCGCAAGCCGCGGTCTGGGAAACCAGCTGGCCAAAATCAAGAAGTCCCGCACACCCCGTCCGGTGGACCAGATCGTCACCGAGATCTACGGCGGCCTGCACGTCAAGGACGTCCTCTGCCGCGTCGAGGGACTGGGCAAGTCGTACGGGGACAAGGCGCTCTTCACCGGACTTGGCTTCGAGATCAGGCGCGGCAACCGGATCGTGGTCCTGGGAGCCAACGGCAGCGGCAAGTCCACGCTTTTGAAGGTGTTGACCGGGGAAGAGGAAGCAGACGCCGGCGTCGTCTCCTGGGCCAAGGGGCCCGGCTTCGTGTCGTACAACCGGATGCTTGAGGAGCTCGACGACGCCGACACTGTTTCGCATGCAGTCAACGCGCTGCCGGACAGCCTGGCCTTTAGCGCCACCCGGAAGTCAGTCAACAGGTTCCTGGCGATGTTCCAGTTCTCCGAAGCGGACCTCAAACAGAAAATCGGAAACCTCTCCGGCGGCCAAAAAGCGCGCGTGGCCATGGCACAGTGCCTGCTGTCCGGCGCGTCGGTCCTGTTGCTGGACGAGCCCACCAACCACCTTGACTTGTCCAGCACGCAGGTCATGGAACGGGCGCTTATGCACTTCCCTGGCGCCGTGGTAGTGGTCAGCCACGACAGGTTCTTCAGTGAGAAGATCGCTAACCGATACCTGGTCTTCGGTGCCGATGCGGCCCTGCCCGGTGAGGTCGAGGTACGCGCCGCCTGA
- a CDS encoding SDR family oxidoreductase, which translates to MTRICVAGGTGQVGREVVRQALQLGHEVSVVSRNPPAPGAEGADDGAEYYRADVTTGEGLVAALAGAAVVIDCLEGRSGRALRDFADGGARLLSAAHAAGVRKAVLLSIINCDQVPLRFYRSKAAKEGRYAASALETVTVRATQFHSLLVQLFAAGAKVGLVPVIKGARFQTIAPGEAASALLEAAFEEPSQELHRLRTVGGPEVNGMAELAETWKRLSGSRARLVRLPLPGAVGKYLREGGNLVPEHRYGSETFGSWLAKRADSL; encoded by the coding sequence ATGACCCGCATCTGTGTTGCCGGCGGAACCGGCCAGGTTGGCCGTGAGGTTGTCCGCCAGGCCCTGCAATTGGGCCACGAAGTTTCCGTTGTCAGCCGCAACCCGCCCGCCCCCGGTGCCGAAGGGGCGGACGACGGCGCGGAGTACTACCGCGCGGACGTCACCACGGGTGAAGGGCTGGTCGCCGCCCTGGCCGGTGCCGCCGTCGTGATTGACTGCCTGGAGGGCAGATCTGGAAGGGCCCTCAGAGACTTTGCCGACGGCGGTGCCCGCCTTCTCAGCGCCGCGCACGCCGCGGGTGTACGCAAGGCTGTCCTGCTGTCCATCATCAACTGCGACCAGGTGCCCCTGCGCTTTTACCGGTCGAAGGCGGCTAAGGAAGGCCGCTATGCGGCGTCGGCCCTGGAGACCGTCACGGTGCGCGCCACCCAGTTTCACAGCCTTCTGGTACAGCTGTTCGCAGCCGGTGCGAAGGTGGGACTCGTCCCGGTGATCAAGGGCGCGCGGTTTCAGACCATCGCGCCGGGCGAGGCTGCCTCGGCACTGCTCGAAGCAGCCTTCGAAGAGCCCTCGCAGGAGCTGCACCGACTCCGGACTGTAGGCGGGCCGGAAGTCAACGGAATGGCGGAACTGGCCGAAACCTGGAAGCGCCTTAGCGGATCCCGTGCGCGCCTGGTCCGGTTGCCCTTGCCCGGAGCCGTCGGCAAATACCTGCGGGAAGGCGGGAACCTGGTCCCGGAACACCGGTACGGAAGTGAGACATTCGGAAGCTGGCTGGCGAAGCGCGCCGATAGTTTGTAG
- a CDS encoding GNAT family N-acetyltransferase, with amino-acid sequence MRGSIWPVTLECGDIVLRPIRYRDRKEWMAVRSRNSEWLAPWEASNPAPGGALPDYRQMVRSLNAQAAQATALPFVITERMPARRDPVIVGQLTVSSIVWGSAMMATLGYWVDKSCAGRGIAPTAVAMATDYCFGTLGLHRMEINIRPENGPSLRVVEKLGFRDEGYRPRFLHINGEWADHRSFALTSEEVPEGLLARWLRSRPA; translated from the coding sequence ATGCGGGGCAGCATCTGGCCGGTGACGCTGGAATGCGGCGACATTGTTCTGCGCCCCATCCGTTACCGTGACCGCAAGGAATGGATGGCCGTCCGGTCCCGCAATTCCGAATGGCTGGCACCATGGGAGGCCTCGAACCCGGCCCCGGGAGGGGCGCTGCCGGACTACCGGCAAATGGTCAGGTCCCTCAACGCGCAGGCTGCTCAGGCCACGGCACTGCCCTTTGTGATCACGGAGCGCATGCCGGCACGGCGCGACCCCGTCATCGTTGGGCAGCTCACAGTGTCATCCATCGTCTGGGGCTCGGCGATGATGGCGACGCTTGGATACTGGGTGGACAAGTCCTGTGCCGGCAGGGGGATCGCACCCACGGCTGTGGCCATGGCCACTGATTACTGCTTCGGCACCCTCGGGTTGCACCGGATGGAGATCAACATCAGGCCGGAAAACGGGCCCAGCCTGCGGGTGGTGGAAAAACTCGGATTCCGGGACGAAGGCTACCGGCCGCGGTTCCTGCATATCAACGGCGAATGGGCGGACCACCGGTCTTTCGCCTTGACGTCCGAGGAAGTTCCCGAAGGGCTGCTGGCCAGGTGGCTGCGAAGCCGCCCGGCCTGA
- the galU gene encoding UTP--glucose-1-phosphate uridylyltransferase GalU, which yields MTTTNTSVRKAVIPAAGLGTRFLPATKAMPKEMLPVVDKPAIQYVVEEAVNVGLTDILMITGRNKRALEDHFDRVPSLEATLEAKGDTAKLEAIQAASNLGDIHYVRQGDPMGLGHAVLRAKQHVGHEPFAVLLGDDLIDARDELLSKMIEVQAKTGGSVVALIEVEPSQISAYGCADIDETDMNGFVRIRKLVEKPDAAEAPSNLAVIGRYVLHPAVFDVLERTEPGRGGEIQLTDALQELAAGEGEGYGVYGVVFRGRRYDTGDKLSYLKACVQLACDSDDLGPGLREWLPEFTSSLAK from the coding sequence GTGACTACCACCAATACCTCCGTCCGCAAGGCTGTCATTCCCGCTGCCGGCCTCGGCACCCGGTTCCTTCCGGCGACCAAGGCCATGCCCAAGGAAATGCTGCCGGTTGTGGACAAGCCCGCGATCCAGTATGTCGTCGAAGAAGCCGTTAACGTAGGCCTCACCGACATCCTGATGATCACCGGCCGGAACAAGCGCGCCCTCGAAGACCACTTCGACCGGGTCCCTTCGCTGGAGGCCACCCTTGAAGCCAAGGGGGACACCGCCAAGCTCGAAGCGATCCAGGCCGCGAGCAACCTCGGCGACATCCACTACGTTCGCCAGGGCGACCCCATGGGCCTCGGCCACGCCGTGCTGCGCGCGAAGCAGCACGTCGGCCATGAGCCCTTTGCGGTGCTGCTTGGCGATGACCTCATCGACGCGCGCGACGAACTGCTCAGCAAGATGATCGAAGTGCAGGCCAAGACCGGTGGCTCCGTGGTGGCACTCATCGAGGTGGAGCCTTCCCAGATCAGTGCCTATGGCTGCGCGGACATCGACGAGACCGACATGAACGGCTTCGTGCGGATCAGGAAGCTCGTGGAAAAGCCGGACGCCGCGGAGGCGCCGTCCAACCTGGCCGTGATCGGCCGCTATGTTCTCCACCCCGCGGTCTTCGATGTCCTCGAACGAACCGAACCGGGCAGGGGCGGGGAAATTCAGCTGACGGACGCCCTCCAGGAACTTGCTGCAGGGGAGGGCGAAGGGTATGGCGTTTACGGCGTTGTGTTCCGCGGCCGCCGCTACGACACCGGCGACAAGCTCAGCTACCTTAAGGCCTGCGTCCAGCTGGCCTGCGACAGCGACGACCTCGGCCCCGGGCTGCGGGAGTGGCTGCCGGAATTCACCTCCTCCCTGGCCAAGTAA